The Amycolatopsis sp. DG1A-15b genome contains the following window.
GGATCGCGGTGTCCGGCAGTATCGCGACCGACCACCTCATGCATTTCCCGGGCAGGTTCGCCGAGCAGCTGGTCGCCGAGCAGCTGCACCGCGTCTCGCTGAGCTTCCTCGCCGACGACCTGGTGGTCCGGCGCGGCGGCATCGGCGCGAACATCGCCTTCGGCCTGGGAGTGCTCGGCGTCCAGCCGGTCCTCGTGGGTGCCGTCGGCGCCGACTTCGCGGACTACCGCTCCTGGCTGGAGCGGCACGGGGTGGACACCTCGGGCGTGCACGTGTCCGAGGTCGCGCACACCGCGCGGTTCGTCTGCACCACCGACGAGGACCTCTGCCAGATCGCGACGTTCTACGCCGGCGCGATGGCGGAGTCCCGCAACATCGAGCTGCAGCCGATCGCCGAGCGCACCGGCGCGCTGAGCCTGGTGCTGATCAGCCCGGACGACCCGGAGGGCATGATCCGCCACGCCGAGGAGTGCCGGCAGCGCGGCTACGCCTTCGCGGTCGACCCGTCGCAGCAGCTGGCCCGGATGACCGGTGAGCAGGCGCGCGCGTTCGTCGCCGGCGCGAAGTACCTGTTCAGCAACGACTACGAGTGGGAGCTGCTGCTCCAGAAGACCGGCTGGACCGAGGCCGACGTCCTCGACCAGGTCGGCGTGCGGATCACGACGCTGGGGGAGAAGGGCGTCGAGATCGTCGGCAAGGACGGCGTCGCCCTGCAGATCGGCGCGGTCCCCGAGCGCACCAAGGCCGACCCGACCGGCGTCGGCGACGGCTTCCGCGCGGGCTTCCTGGCCGGCCTCGACGGCGGCCTGAACGTGGAGCGCGCGGCCCAGCTGGGATCGCTGATCGCGGTGCTGGTCCTGGAGACGGTCGGCACGCAGGAGTGGACGTTCGACCGCGCGGAGGCCCTGGCCCGCATCGGCGAAGCCTTCGGCCCGGACGCGGCGGAGGAGATCTCGGCGGTCCTGCCCGCGGCCTGACCCCGGGTGTGACGAAGGCCCCGCACCGGATCGGTGCGGGGCCTTCGCCGTGCGTCAGAGCTTCACCGGGTACACCGGCTCCGGGATCTCGGGCTTGATCCGGTGCTCGACGAAGATCCCGTGCCACAGCATGAACACGATCAGCGCCCACAGCTGGCGGCTGCGGTCCAGCTGGCCCGCCTTGTGCTCCTCCAGCAGCGCCAGGATCGCCTTCTTGTCCAGCAGCTCCTCGGTGCGCGAATCACTGATGATCCCGCGAGCCCAGTCGTACATCTCGTTGCGCAGCCACAGCCGGATCGGGACGGGGAAGCCGAGCTTGCGGCGGTTGAGCACGTGCGCCGGGATGATCTTCGCCAGTGCCTGGCGCAGGGCGTACTTCGTCGTCCCGTGGGCGAGCTTCTGGTCCAGCGGGATCGACGCCGCGACCTTGAACACCTCGGCGTCGAGGAACGGCACGCGCAGTTCCAGGGAGTTCGCCATGGTCACCTTGTCGGCCTTGACCAGGATGTCGCCGCGCAGCCACGTGTAGAGGTCGACGTGCTGCATGCGGGCCACCGGGTCCCAGCCGCGCGAGACGTCGTACCAGGGCGCCGTGACGTCCTTGAAGCCGACGCCTTCCTGGTACGTCTTCAACACGTTGCGCAGCTGGTCGTCGCGGAAGTTGCGGGCGTTGCCGTAGTAGCGGTCCTCCAGCGGGAGCGCGCCGCGGCGCAGCAGGTCCTTGCCGCGGGTGCCCTCGGGGATCTTGGTCGAGACCTTGCCGATGAGCTTGCGCATGCCGCCGGGGATCTTCTCGAACGGCGCCAGCGAAATCGGCTCGTTGTAGATCGTGTAGCCGCCGAACAGCTCGTCCGCGCCCTCGCCGGACAGCACCGCCTTGACGTGCTTGCGGGCCTCGCGGGCGATGAACCACAGCGGGACCAGCGCCGGGTCGGCCACCGGGTCGTCGAGGTACCAGACGATGAGCGGCAGCACCTCCATCATCTCGTCCGCCGTCACCGTCCGGACCACGTGCTTCACGCCGATCGCGGCGGCCGACTCGGCGGCGACGTCGACCTCGGAGTATCCCTCGCGCTCGAAGCCGGTGGTGAACGCGATCAGGTTCGGGTTGTGCTCCTTGGCCAGCGTGGCGGTGGCCGTGGAGTCGATGCCGCCGGACAGGAACGCGCCGACGGTGACGTCCGGGTCGGAGATCATGTGCTTGCCGACCGAGTCGCGCATCACATCGGCGATGCGCTGGTACAGCTCCTCGGCCTCGGCGGGCGAGTTCACCGGCTTCGCGCTGAACTGCGGGTGGAAGTAGCGGGTGAACTTCACCTCACCGCCGGGCACGACCTCGAACGAGGTGCCGGACTCGACGCGGCGGATCGCGGTGTGCAGCGACTCGGGCTCGGGCACGTACTGCAGCACCAGGTAGTGCTGCAGGGCCTTCCGGTCCAGTTCCTGCGCGACGCCGAGGACGTCCGACAGCTCCAGGAGGCTCTTCTTCTCGCTGGAGAAAGCCACCCCGCCGGGACCGGCCGAGTAGAACAGCGGCTTGATCCCGAACGGGTCGCGCGCGCCGAACACCCGCTTTTCCTGCGAGTCCCAGATCATGAAGGCGAACATCCCGCGCAGGCGCTTCACCCAGTCCGCGCCGAGGTAGTGGAAGCCGGCGACGATCGCCTCGCCGTCACCCTCGGTCTCGAACTTCGCGCCGTGCTTCTCGGCGAGCTCCGCCCGCAGCTCCAGGTAGTTGTAGATCTCCCCGTTGAAGTTCATGGTGTAGCGGCCCGGCGCCTCGGGCGGGCCCCAGACCAGCGGCTGGTGCGCGTGCTCGACGTCGATGAAGGCGAGCCGGTTGAAGCCGTAGACGACCTCGGCGTCGGCCCAGGTGTCCTGCTCGTCCGGGCCGCGGTGGCGCTGGCAGCGCATGGCCGCACCGACGGCGTCACGCGCGTTCGCCGCGCCGGTCTCGGTCGCGCAGATCAGTCCAAGCAGGCCGCACACGGGTACTCACACACCTTTAGGGTCTTCTTCGGGCTGGGAAGGTGCCCAGTATGCCGGGGCCGCCGTGGCGAGTACCACGCGCGTCGATGGTTACCCCTTGGTCAGCGGAGCGCGCCAACTCGGCTAGGCTCCGCACCAGTCACGAAGATCGGTCGTAGGAGGCTCTGGGTGAAAGGGCGAGGCGCAGTGGGACAACCCGAGCGCACCCTGGGGAAGCGGACCGTGCGGGTCGCCGCGCTGGCCGTGCTGGTCGCGCTGACCGCGACGGGCTGCTCCGGCGACGAGATCCTGCGGTTCGGCTGGCCGGTCGGCGTCACGCAGCAGGCGAACGAGATGCGCACGCTCTGGACCTGGGCCGTGGTGGCCGCGCTGGTCGTCGGGGTCATCGTGTGGGGCCTGATCTTCTGGACCGCGACGTT
Protein-coding sequences here:
- a CDS encoding carbohydrate kinase family protein, which encodes MADRARIAVSGSIATDHLMHFPGRFAEQLVAEQLHRVSLSFLADDLVVRRGGIGANIAFGLGVLGVQPVLVGAVGADFADYRSWLERHGVDTSGVHVSEVAHTARFVCTTDEDLCQIATFYAGAMAESRNIELQPIAERTGALSLVLISPDDPEGMIRHAEECRQRGYAFAVDPSQQLARMTGEQARAFVAGAKYLFSNDYEWELLLQKTGWTEADVLDQVGVRITTLGEKGVEIVGKDGVALQIGAVPERTKADPTGVGDGFRAGFLAGLDGGLNVERAAQLGSLIAVLVLETVGTQEWTFDRAEALARIGEAFGPDAAEEISAVLPAA
- the asnB gene encoding asparagine synthase (glutamine-hydrolyzing), with translation MCGLLGLICATETGAANARDAVGAAMRCQRHRGPDEQDTWADAEVVYGFNRLAFIDVEHAHQPLVWGPPEAPGRYTMNFNGEIYNYLELRAELAEKHGAKFETEGDGEAIVAGFHYLGADWVKRLRGMFAFMIWDSQEKRVFGARDPFGIKPLFYSAGPGGVAFSSEKKSLLELSDVLGVAQELDRKALQHYLVLQYVPEPESLHTAIRRVESGTSFEVVPGGEVKFTRYFHPQFSAKPVNSPAEAEELYQRIADVMRDSVGKHMISDPDVTVGAFLSGGIDSTATATLAKEHNPNLIAFTTGFEREGYSEVDVAAESAAAIGVKHVVRTVTADEMMEVLPLIVWYLDDPVADPALVPLWFIAREARKHVKAVLSGEGADELFGGYTIYNEPISLAPFEKIPGGMRKLIGKVSTKIPEGTRGKDLLRRGALPLEDRYYGNARNFRDDQLRNVLKTYQEGVGFKDVTAPWYDVSRGWDPVARMQHVDLYTWLRGDILVKADKVTMANSLELRVPFLDAEVFKVAASIPLDQKLAHGTTKYALRQALAKIIPAHVLNRRKLGFPVPIRLWLRNEMYDWARGIISDSRTEELLDKKAILALLEEHKAGQLDRSRQLWALIVFMLWHGIFVEHRIKPEIPEPVYPVKL